The proteins below come from a single Pseudochaenichthys georgianus chromosome 14, fPseGeo1.2, whole genome shotgun sequence genomic window:
- the LOC117458060 gene encoding LOW QUALITY PROTEIN: oligophrenin-1-like (The sequence of the model RefSeq protein was modified relative to this genomic sequence to represent the inferred CDS: deleted 1 base in 1 codon): MGHPPLEFSDCYLDSPDFRETLKSYEVELERTSKFLKELIKDGNSVITAIRGYSLAIQKFSQTLGMFQFDVIGESLTDDEINIAQSFQEFAGLLQEVEHDRMMLVQNASDLLIKPLEKFRKEQIGVTKEKKKRFEKDSEKYLSQIDKHLNLSAKKKDSQLQEADDLLDKERVNFCESSVDYVYQIHQVQDRKKFDVVEPM, from the exons ATGGGGCATCCTCCTCTGGAGTTCAGTGACTGCTATCTGGACAGCCCGGACTTCAGAGAGACTCTCAAGAGTTATGAAGTGGAGCTGGAGAGGACCAGCAAA TTCCTCAAAGAGTTGATAAAAGATGGCAACAGTGTGATCACTGCAATCAGAG GCTATTCTTTGGCAATACAGAAGTTCTCTCAGACTCTCGGCATGTTCCAGTTCGACGTCATCGGTGAATCCCTCACAGATGATGAGATTAACATTG CTCAGTCCTTCCAGGAGTTTGCCGGCCTCCTGCAGGAAGTAGAGCACGACAGGATGATGCTG GTTCAGAACGCCTCCGATCTGCTCATCAAGCCGCTGGAGAAGTTCAGAAAGGAGCAAATTGGAGTTACAAAA GAAAAGAAAAAGAGGTTTGAGAAGGACAGTGAGAAATATCTCTCTCAGATAGACAAACACCTGAATCTGTCTGCCAAGAAGAAAGACAGTCAACTCCAAGAG GCTGATGATCTCCTTGACAAAGAGCGAGTGAACTTCTGCGAGTCGTCGGTGGATTATGTGTACCAGATCCATCAGGTGCAGGACAGGAAGAAGTTTGATGTGGTGGAGCCG ATGTGA
- the LOC117458000 gene encoding gap junction beta-1 protein-like isoform X2 — protein sequence MNWASFYAVISGVNRHSTGIGRIWLSVLFIFRILVLVVAAESVWGDEKSGFTCNTQQPGCNSVCYDHFFPISHIRLWALQLILVSTPALLVAMHVAHRRHVDKRIYKLSGRSNPKDLEMIKTQKMKISGALWWTYVISLFFRIGFEVTFMYLFYMIYPGYKMIRLVKCDSYPCPNTVDCFVSRPTEKTVFTVFMLTVSGVCIILNIAEVLFLVGKAYGKHFHTAGESTVGAWIQQKLCS from the coding sequence ATGAACTGGGCATCGTTttatgctgtcatcagcggggTGAACAGACACTCCACAGGCATCGGTCGCATCTGGCTCTCTGTCCTCTTCATTTTCCGCATCCTGGTCCTGGTGGTGGCGGCGGAGAGCGTGTGGGGCGACGAGAAGTCGGGCTTCACCTGCAACACCCAGCAGCCGGGCTGCAACAGCGTCTGCTACGACCACTTCTTCCCCATCTCCCACATCCGCCTCTGGGCGCTGCAGCTCATCCTGGTCTCCACCCCTGCCTTGTTGGTGGCCATGCACGTGGCCCACCGCCGCCACGTGGACAAGAGGATCTACAAACTGTCAGGGCGATCCAACCCCAAAGACCTGGAGATGATAAAGACCCAGAAGATGAAAATCTCAGGGGCTCTCTGGTGGACGTACGTCATCAGCCTGTTTTTCCGCATCGGCTTTGAGGTCacctttatgtatttgttttacaTGATCTACCCTGGGTACAAGATGATCCGGCTGGTGAAGTGTGACTCGTACCCCTGTCCCAACACGGTGGACTGCTTCGTGTCGAGGCCCACCGAGAAAACTGTGTTCACCGTGTTCATGCTGACTGTGTCGGGGGTTTGTATTATACTCAACATCGCAGAGGTGCTGTTCCTGGTGGGGAAGGCCTACGGCAAGCATTTTCACACTGCTGGAGAATCGACTGTGGGGGCTTGGATCCAACAGAAACTCTGCTCGTAA
- the LOC117458000 gene encoding gap junction beta-1 protein-like isoform X1: MPLTPPAEPDPELKMNWASFYAVISGVNRHSTGIGRIWLSVLFIFRILVLVVAAESVWGDEKSGFTCNTQQPGCNSVCYDHFFPISHIRLWALQLILVSTPALLVAMHVAHRRHVDKRIYKLSGRSNPKDLEMIKTQKMKISGALWWTYVISLFFRIGFEVTFMYLFYMIYPGYKMIRLVKCDSYPCPNTVDCFVSRPTEKTVFTVFMLTVSGVCIILNIAEVLFLVGKAYGKHFHTAGESTVGAWIQQKLCS, translated from the exons ATGCCTCTTACACCTCCTGCTGAGCCGG ACCCGGAACTAAAGATGAACTGGGCATCGTTttatgctgtcatcagcggggTGAACAGACACTCCACAGGCATCGGTCGCATCTGGCTCTCTGTCCTCTTCATTTTCCGCATCCTGGTCCTGGTGGTGGCGGCGGAGAGCGTGTGGGGCGACGAGAAGTCGGGCTTCACCTGCAACACCCAGCAGCCGGGCTGCAACAGCGTCTGCTACGACCACTTCTTCCCCATCTCCCACATCCGCCTCTGGGCGCTGCAGCTCATCCTGGTCTCCACCCCTGCCTTGTTGGTGGCCATGCACGTGGCCCACCGCCGCCACGTGGACAAGAGGATCTACAAACTGTCAGGGCGATCCAACCCCAAAGACCTGGAGATGATAAAGACCCAGAAGATGAAAATCTCAGGGGCTCTCTGGTGGACGTACGTCATCAGCCTGTTTTTCCGCATCGGCTTTGAGGTCacctttatgtatttgttttacaTGATCTACCCTGGGTACAAGATGATCCGGCTGGTGAAGTGTGACTCGTACCCCTGTCCCAACACGGTGGACTGCTTCGTGTCGAGGCCCACCGAGAAAACTGTGTTCACCGTGTTCATGCTGACTGTGTCGGGGGTTTGTATTATACTCAACATCGCAGAGGTGCTGTTCCTGGTGGGGAAGGCCTACGGCAAGCATTTTCACACTGCTGGAGAATCGACTGTGGGGGCTTGGATCCAACAGAAACTCTGCTCGTAA